tcttttttttttttaccagatTACAAGATAgttgaaaaatgtatattctttttacaGATTCTCGATCAAAATGTTAATTCGTCCAACGACAACGTTATGGTGTACTCGCATCCAGTTGTCGAAGGACCTTCATCGTCTTCCACTCGACTGATCGATAAAGATGATCCAAGATCGAAACTTcatttcgtgaaatatttgaaacgagATGGAAAGACGTTGAAAATCTGGGAATGCGGAATTTGTTAGTAATTCattacattttgaaaattttcaacaatttttccaaattttaaagattcaaaagTGCGAAGGTTCCAACgttccaaaatttaaaaacaaacaattcgtttattcttaaaaattcagaagataaaaaaaagaaactagaaagggaagatttgaaaaaaaaaaccatgtGAAAGTTGCGAGAATCGGTTGAAAGTTTGACATTGACGATCCAGGTTCGAAGGAGTTCCGGCATCAGTACACGTTGATGAGGCATTTGCCAACGCACACCGACGAGAGAAACTTTAAATGCGAGGCTTGCGGCAAAGCTTTCCGGCAGTTGTCGACTCTGAGCCAGCACAAGGCGATACACAGCGACGCCAGGCCATACGTTTGTGAATTTTGTAAGAAAACTTTCAACAGGTACTACCAAAATCATTCTATGATACaaaactttctttcttcctttctttccccacttaatatttatcaatattttactttcttctctttctctattaGCGCGATTTCAAGTTTTCGTTTgaaacgtttttttcttttcttttctttctttttttaacgagcTACTTCGTTTCATATAGAAATCGAGACTACAATTTTTAGCAGGGGAGAAAAATGATGACACGTGATGAGGCGCGTGCGAGCATCATTAGCGTTTTGAATCGCGTGGAAATTGCGCGATTGTGCGCGAGaacggaaagaaaattttaacgagcgtcggtctttttataaattaatcttcgtGGAGCAATGCTTTTTAAATGGGCCCCCCCTCCCCGGATATGATGTAGCgatgattttaattgaaacagTTTCGATTGCGAACGGATTATACAAAACTTTTTTGCGAACGGACAATTGATTCGATTAAGAAATCCCGCGGGATTATGTATACTCCCGTATctatgtaaattgaaaaattatactccgataaatttaaattttaatttaaacttgatttttccatttatgCGGTTCATGATATcctcgtttatttaattaatgatattttttccagAGTGTCTACACTGATTTCACACCGGAAAACCCATTCGGAACACAAACCACATAAGTGTCAGGTTTGTGGGAAAGGATTTCATCAAAAAGGTAATTATCAATCTTAGTTATCGCTTCGAATGTACGAGTTTCTTCAGAATTATATTCAGAATACGAACAATTTTGATGGAATCGAAGAgacgagaataatttaataaattatctatcaaTCCGTTGTCCGAATCATTCGAATCAAATCATGCAACTTttcccgatcgatcgattaaactCAACAACAAGAATAACAATTCTGAAACAGCTTGTACAAAGAGTAAGTAGGCTTTGCACGCAGGTAATGTAACCGGCAACAGTTAAATACCGTTCCGTTGTCAGGCAATTTGAGGAACCACGTGTTTACCCACACGAACGAGAGGCCGTACAAATGCGAGCTTTGTGGCAAAGGGTTCAATCAAATGTCGAATTTGGTCTGCCACAAGGTCAAAGCTCATGCACACGCGGAGAAAATGCAGCACGTGTGCGGAATCTGCGGCAAAGAGTTCCCGCGCCGATTCTCTTTGAGATCGCACGAAGAGTACAAGCATGGGATAAAGTATCGACATCCGGCCGGTGTGCAGACCGGAATCAACGATCCGAACGTCATAAGAAAGTAGGTAGACGTCGCGACGGGATCGAGCGATTCTTAATACGTCCCTAGATAGACGGCAACCCGtccattttctattttgcGCCCAATGAATGCAACCTGAATGCCCGATGCTTCTTTCCTCCgaccttcttccttttctttgttCTTCCTTCTTCGTAAATCGATCTTCCCTTTCTTCCAGTCTTCTActatttcccttctttttttatcttatagtaTTGGATCCctgattggaatttttattactttttcttacACTTGAATAAGCAATAGACTTCTTGGTGCCAATTTGAGTAGTAGAGATGGTGGTTCGAAACCCGATGGTCTTATATAATGGATAGGATTGGAGCCTCGTTCGGATTAGCAAAGTTTCTTGAACCCACCTATCTTAACTAACTTGAACAAGGCTTTTGCATCAcggtttaatgaaattaacgaaatactaattgttcaataattatCTGGATTGTTTAAGCCAGCGGATCGGTATTGTACTATACACTACACACGGTGTgaacgtttgaaatttttctattttctaatccattgaaacaattgaaaatgaaatttcagcaAGAATGTGAGGATCGTGCAGCTGCCCAACGGAGATCGAAATCAAACTATCGAAGTCAGGGACAAGGATCCTTTGATGTGTGTTAGTAATTCAATTAAGTAACAAGAATTACAAGTTGCACGATatgtcaaatatatatatatatatataataaattcgttttaaaatattttttacttaacaGTCAGATGTAATGGAATCGGTGGTGATAGATAAAATCGACACGAAGGCGATGGAAATGGCATTGATCGAGGGACAAACGCCATTCGCTTTGTTCAAACCAGCCAAAGGAATTCCTGTCCTGGTGAAAGTCTCTCCAACTGGGACtcataaaaatgtaatgaattttccaatttttggaaaacgaattttacgaattactttttcattcctatttatttttgtctttcTACTCATGAATTTTTAGATCTTGACACCTGCCACTGCTGAAGATTTACGCATGGCGGGCAAGATGAGCCTAAGTCCGACGATTACCGCTGATCCCGACAGGATTAAAGCGGTACAAGTGAAGGTACCAGTGGTAGCCACGGTTATCCAGAGCATTGACTCTgatggaaaaatgaatttcattgtCGAACCGCCTGGCCCTGAGAACGAACACGGTAAACAAACAAATTTATCACGCTATTTATTACAGTTCGAACGAAAaactttttacattaaaatttttacaattgttcCGATTAGAGGAATAtcactttttatttctaaagatATATCGTTTTACTTTCTTCTAAGTAATCTCGATTGTAGAatagaaagttaaaaaaaaaaaaagaatgcaatGGTAATTGTTTCGAGGCGTTAGCCGAACGATTCCATTCGCGATACGTTTTGGAAAAGTAGGATTTTCTAACGCGCTGTTGCCTATAATTGGCTCGTTAAAGCAGCGATGTTTTTCAAAGTATCGGCAACGATATGGCGTTTATTTGGTGCATTGTCGACAGAGAGCTTGGTCACGGCATTGGATTCTCAGTTCACGTACACCGAGCCGGCCAGAAACGAGCCAGATCGCCAGAATGGCCCTGTTGTGTCCTCGGCGATGGAGGATTGCAACGAGCTGTTGGAACTGGCCGCCCAGGGTGGAATACAGTTCGTGCGCGCGACAGAGGACGGTCGTTACGAGGTGATGAATCATTCATCATCGATACCGaagatttttcagattttatcatatatatatatatgtatatgtatacacttctatatatataatgaaatcgaGTTTCTCGTGAAAcgtgaaagatttttatacatcggcccacgatttatcgattattttactCTTTCTTCATGTGTATTTTAatgtagataattttaatgatcgaATACGAAATTTTCCACTTAAAAGAGTTTTCAAGTATGGTTGTGGAATATTTGAATGTTAAAGagtattttaagtttataatttttttgaagaatgaaaatttaatacgatttaatttatagatacaaATCTTGATAGCGGCACAGTGCATAAAAATCTATTGCGTGCATACAAAAAGTCACAAGAAACattcaaaatagaattatcaattcgaagaaagaaacgaaactcTATTCAAGCTTTTCAATCGTGtaaaaatcgtataaaaatatttatttcgcaaAAATCTTAATGTTAAACATGATGGTAGGAATGAAGAATCGTtgaaaaaattcgatgaagaatttttgtgatcattaataatttcaaagcgTTGAATTGTGTAATGTCGAGGTTTTCAACGGAAGAAACAAATTACATGGGGTTTGAAATTGTATCCCGGCtccgtttattaattattatttctcgcgATGATGACAGGTGATGACGAACAGCGAGGCTCGCGATCTGATGGCACAGAATTCACACGACGTGACCATTCTTGAGGGTGAGGAAGCGGATGCGATCAATGTTGTGAATATGCGCGGCAACGGGGAAGTTATTATCGGGGATTCCGATAATCAGATCATGGTGCTCGATTCCGCATCGACGCAGAAATCTATGCCGATGGACGGCATTGAGATCCTGGAGGACAAGGATATCCGGATATTGGACAGCAAAAGCCTCGACGACCGTTTCGTGGATGGCATTAGCTTCCTCTCGCAATCAAAGATCGACGATCTGATTTTGGGTCCGAAACCTTTGTCCATCGATGGCGGCGTAACCGTCAACGACCACGAGGACGAGGGTGAGTTTTGTCCAAATTCTTCTTCaaatctcctttttttcttaatcttttgCCTGTTTTCAACTTTGCGACAAGATTATTCTTCCctttgtttgaattttttttcgcagCCATAGGAGTGCCTTCGAGTCAACAAGAGTTGACGAACATCCTCAGCCACAGAAGCGATATTTCGACGCTGTCGACCACATCTCAGCCCTCGATATCGTCCctgttaatgaaaaatcacCCACCCTTGTCGATTTTGAACGATACGCTCCCGTATCTGAAGAGCAACACCAGCTTAGCCGAAGATCTCAATATTCTAGGTAGTTCGACGATGGACGATCATCATTCCGTGTACGAGTCCAAGATAAAATTACCTTCCGTTTTTGACGATCCTGAACCAGACACTGGCCTGATACCCATCAATCAATCGGATATGAAGATACTCGGATCAGGAACTtcgaataaagtaaaaatcgtatatattggatgtttaatatttttttaaacttgtcTAATTACAATATGTAACGTATATATAACGTTTATCTTAACGAATAGATAAAGACTTAACCATGATTTCCATACTTTTGAATTTCACAGGTCCTTGGCAGTAAGACAAATTGTCTACCGCCATCGAAATTGTTCCCCGGTCTGAACGAGGTGAAGATCCTGGGTCCGAAGAACCACGGCCAAGAGATCATGACTTCGCAGTATCAGGATATAAAGTTACTCAGCCCTTACGAACAGTTTTTGAAGAACACCGCCTCGAACACGAACGGGTGCGACAGCGGCGGAGTGAACACTTCCGGTGGGTGTAGGAAGGAAGTGAAGATCCTGGGCAAGAAGTTGGGAACTGGCATTATCACCAGCACCGAGGAGGGCAACGTTGTGGAAGTCATCGAGGAGAAAACTAAGCTCGTAAGAGATCCCACGATTACCTTCGATTCGCCTCGTTCGCCAATTGTCCTTTCGTCCTcggtttttataatatccatCAAAATCTGGAATTTGTCTGGAAAGTTGAAAGTTTCGAACATTTTGATAtcgaattttccttttcttttcatttagaTTTCTTCACTCGATCTTCTGCCAGGATTATCAAACTCGAAATCGAATCGACAAGTTCTCCGGTTCAATATCTTtctaattagaattagaattataaatcgttttgagaaaattaaatttttttttacattacagATGATGGACGGTCCAGGTCTTTGCAACCCCACTGACAACACGGTGATCTCATCTCCGCGTCTTGACAGGCAGATCACGGAGAATGGAGGGCCAGACAGCTTCTTGCTCCAAGTAAAGAAATACGAGTACGCTTACGATTAATAGACCGCTGAAACAGAGAATCTTTTCCACGATTCATGCAGGCATGTAGCCCGTGCGACTCAGATTTCCTGAATTTCGAGAACCGTTTGAAGGACACGTCGCCGGCCGGCCATTTTGAGCGAACCCAGAAGGATTCCAGGGATAGTTTCAGCTCTACCAGCGGTCTTCCCGATCTCGATTGAACGAAGAAATCGGGAACAGTCCACTCTGTTCAACTCTTCTCCTTGGCTCTCCTCCGTTGAAACTATCCAAGCTCGACgagtggaaaggaaaaaaagaaaaaaagggaaaaaaaaaaaagaaaaagaaatgtcgCCACGAGATCTTTAAATGGCTGTGAAGGATGGatgtgattattataattgatatggAACTAGAAAATTAACGTCTCGATGTTGTTCGTTCGTCGAATTCGTTCTCAGACACTCGCGATCTAGTAGCGAacggatttatttttttttcgatttttatttcaggATTTCCCGTACCGATCCTTAAAACTAGTTTCGAATTCTTGTGAATTTTATTCCGAACGTCTTATATAATGTTAGTTCCAGAGGGTTATTCTCGATATATAGTTTGCGCCCCGATTTTTCTTCTGCTTCGTTTCACGGTGTTTTTTAGGTTGACTCGCGAAACGAGTAAATTTTAGCACGAGAAAATTTGCGAGGAAGACACCGGAATGCTTTTAATCGATCGTATCctaggagaaaaaagaaaaaaagaaaaaaagaaaagagagggagagagagagagagaaaaaagggagaatcCCGCGAACGTTCGCgacgaatttataaatttaaagagaaCGCTAGCGTTAGagctaatatatttatttttttaatcttagaatatttatatacgcgACGAGCAACGATTTCGTTGATATTTGCCTAGACTTTTGATAAGAATGAAACATggacgagaagaagaagaagaagaagaagaagaagaagaagaagaaaaaaatcacaagAGAAAACGAGAgggaatggaaaatattaatgaatggtcggtaaggaattttttttttaggagatTGTTGTAGCATGCgtgggggggagggggggttaatttaaaatcgaggTTCATAATTTTATGAGGAATGCTAATGATTTTACTCACGGATGAGAAAGTTGTATTTTTGCGCGGCATCCAGGCCGACagcttgtaaattttaattcgcgtGCACGTGCTCGCGTCCCATGTTCAAATACGCATTGTTCATTTTCCGGGTTTCTATTTTAACGTGGCCGATTACATTGTATAAATTcgaatagtattttatatttgaatttcgaggttggagaataaaattatatgcagAAAATTAACTATTGTTGTACGGTTTATTCGTATCGTTCGGTGATCGTTGCAAACAAATTgtcagatttatttaatt
The sequence above is drawn from the Apis cerana isolate GH-2021 linkage group LG11, AcerK_1.0, whole genome shotgun sequence genome and encodes:
- the LOC107999455 gene encoding uncharacterized protein LOC107999455 isoform X1 is translated as MCRCKLQFRMELSVRGQSICKSTLTIDHICGITAYCKRRTVNAIWKSLPIGQPEKRCNALTGTTQSEKILGETQYEDSQVQFTRPIPDEVISVYEVYVKEETAGSEGRNDVTVVPSLPSTNDHQLIQGDCMNLNVAIDSEVINIDGAVTKFLGKDAFKYKILDQNVNSSNDNVMVYSHPVVEGPSSSSTRLIDKDDPRSKLHFVKYLKRDGKTLKIWECGICSKEFRHQYTLMRHLPTHTDERNFKCEACGKAFRQLSTLSQHKAIHSDARPYVCEFCKKTFNRVSTLISHRKTHSEHKPHKCQVCGKGFHQKGNLRNHVFTHTNERPYKCELCGKGFNQMSNLVCHKVKAHAHAEKMQHVCGICGKEFPRRFSLRSHEEYKHGIKYRHPAGVQTGINDPNVIRNKNVRIVQLPNGDRNQTIEVRDKDPLMCSDVMESVVIDKIDTKAMEMALIEGQTPFALFKPAKGIPVLVKVSPTGTHKNILTPATAEDLRMAGKMSLSPTITADPDRIKAVQVKVPVVATVIQSIDSDGKMNFIVEPPGPENEHESLVTALDSQFTYTEPARNEPDRQNGPVVSSAMEDCNELLELAAQGGIQFVRATEDGRYEVMTNSEARDLMAQNSHDVTILEGEEADAINVVNMRGNGEVIIGDSDNQIMVLDSASTQKSMPMDGIEILEDKDIRILDSKSLDDRFVDGISFLSQSKIDDLILGPKPLSIDGGVTVNDHEDEAIGVPSSQQELTNILSHRSDISTLSTTSQPSISSLLMKNHPPLSILNDTLPYLKSNTSLAEDLNILGSSTMDDHHSVYESKIKLPSVFDDPEPDTGLIPINQSDMKILGSGTSNKVLGSKTNCLPPSKLFPGLNEVKILGPKNHGQEIMTSQYQDIKLLSPYEQFLKNTASNTNGCDSGGVNTSGGCRKEVKILGKKLGTGIITSTEEGNVVEVIEEKTKLMMDGPGLCNPTDNTVISSPRLDRQITENGGPDSFLLQACSPCDSDFLNFENRLKDTSPAGHFERTQKDSRDSFSSTSGLPDLD
- the LOC107999455 gene encoding uncharacterized protein LOC107999455 isoform X3, with product MNLNVAIDSEVINIDGAVTKFLGKDAFKYKILDQNVNSSNDNVMVYSHPVVEGPSSSSTRLIDKDDPRSKLHFVKYLKRDGKTLKIWECGICSKEFRHQYTLMRHLPTHTDERNFKCEACGKAFRQLSTLSQHKAIHSDARPYVCEFCKKTFNRVSTLISHRKTHSEHKPHKCQVCGKGFHQKGNLRNHVFTHTNERPYKCELCGKGFNQMSNLVCHKVKAHAHAEKMQHVCGICGKEFPRRFSLRSHEEYKHGIKYRHPAGVQTGINDPNVIRNKNVRIVQLPNGDRNQTIEVRDKDPLMCSDVMESVVIDKIDTKAMEMALIEGQTPFALFKPAKGIPVLVKVSPTGTHKNILTPATAEDLRMAGKMSLSPTITADPDRIKAVQVKVPVVATVIQSIDSDGKMNFIVEPPGPENEHESLVTALDSQFTYTEPARNEPDRQNGPVVSSAMEDCNELLELAAQGGIQFVRATEDGRYEVMTNSEARDLMAQNSHDVTILEGEEADAINVVNMRGNGEVIIGDSDNQIMVLDSASTQKSMPMDGIEILEDKDIRILDSKSLDDRFVDGISFLSQSKIDDLILGPKPLSIDGGVTVNDHEDEAIGVPSSQQELTNILSHRSDISTLSTTSQPSISSLLMKNHPPLSILNDTLPYLKSNTSLAEDLNILGSSTMDDHHSVYESKIKLPSVFDDPEPDTGLIPINQSDMKILGSGTSNKVLGSKTNCLPPSKLFPGLNEVKILGPKNHGQEIMTSQYQDIKLLSPYEQFLKNTASNTNGCDSGGVNTSGGCRKEVKILGKKLGTGIITSTEEGNVVEVIEEKTKLMMDGPGLCNPTDNTVISSPRLDRQITENGGPDSFLLQACSPCDSDFLNFENRLKDTSPAGHFERTQKDSRDSFSSTSGLPDLD
- the LOC107999455 gene encoding uncharacterized protein LOC107999455 isoform X2 — its product is MSQNNLLQGYNWETQYEDSQVQFTRPIPDEVISVYEVYVKEETAGSEGRNDVTVVPSLPSTNDHQLIQGDCMNLNVAIDSEVINIDGAVTKFLGKDAFKYKILDQNVNSSNDNVMVYSHPVVEGPSSSSTRLIDKDDPRSKLHFVKYLKRDGKTLKIWECGICSKEFRHQYTLMRHLPTHTDERNFKCEACGKAFRQLSTLSQHKAIHSDARPYVCEFCKKTFNRVSTLISHRKTHSEHKPHKCQVCGKGFHQKGNLRNHVFTHTNERPYKCELCGKGFNQMSNLVCHKVKAHAHAEKMQHVCGICGKEFPRRFSLRSHEEYKHGIKYRHPAGVQTGINDPNVIRNKNVRIVQLPNGDRNQTIEVRDKDPLMCSDVMESVVIDKIDTKAMEMALIEGQTPFALFKPAKGIPVLVKVSPTGTHKNILTPATAEDLRMAGKMSLSPTITADPDRIKAVQVKVPVVATVIQSIDSDGKMNFIVEPPGPENEHESLVTALDSQFTYTEPARNEPDRQNGPVVSSAMEDCNELLELAAQGGIQFVRATEDGRYEVMTNSEARDLMAQNSHDVTILEGEEADAINVVNMRGNGEVIIGDSDNQIMVLDSASTQKSMPMDGIEILEDKDIRILDSKSLDDRFVDGISFLSQSKIDDLILGPKPLSIDGGVTVNDHEDEAIGVPSSQQELTNILSHRSDISTLSTTSQPSISSLLMKNHPPLSILNDTLPYLKSNTSLAEDLNILGSSTMDDHHSVYESKIKLPSVFDDPEPDTGLIPINQSDMKILGSGTSNKVLGSKTNCLPPSKLFPGLNEVKILGPKNHGQEIMTSQYQDIKLLSPYEQFLKNTASNTNGCDSGGVNTSGGCRKEVKILGKKLGTGIITSTEEGNVVEVIEEKTKLMMDGPGLCNPTDNTVISSPRLDRQITENGGPDSFLLQACSPCDSDFLNFENRLKDTSPAGHFERTQKDSRDSFSSTSGLPDLD